Proteins co-encoded in one Papaver somniferum cultivar HN1 chromosome 5, ASM357369v1, whole genome shotgun sequence genomic window:
- the LOC113281053 gene encoding nuclear transport factor 2A isoform X1, which produces MDPEAVSKAFVEHYYTTFDANRGSLGSLYQEGSMLTFEGQQIQGSQNIVAKLNSLPFQQCKHTITTVDCQPSGPAGGMLVFVSGSLQLAGEQHALKFSQMFHLMPAQNTYYVLNDIFRLNYA; this is translated from the exons ATGGATCCAGAAGCAGTATCAAAAGCGTTTGTAGAACACTACTATACAACATTTGATGCAAATCGTGGGAGTCTAGGGAGTTTATATCAAGAAGGATCAATGTTAACGTTTGAAGGTCAACAGATCCAAGGATCGCAAAACATTGTTGCTAAATTGAACAGTTTACCGTTCCAACAATGTAAACATACAATCACAACTGTTGATTGTCAACCTTCTGGTCCTGCTGGTGGTATGCTTGTTTTTGTTAGTGGCAGTCTTCAACTTGCCGGTGAACAACATGCCTTGAAATTCAGTCAG ATGTTCCATTTGATGCCAGCTCAAAACACCTACTACGTTCTGAATGACATATTCAGATTGAATTATGCTTGA
- the LOC113281053 gene encoding nuclear transport factor 2A isoform X2 — protein MDPEAVSKAFVEHYYTTFDANRGSLGSLYQEGSMLTFEGQQIQGSQNIVAKLNSLPFQQCKHTITTVDCQPSGPAGGMLVFVSGSLQLAGEQHALKFSQLKTPTTF, from the exons ATGGATCCAGAAGCAGTATCAAAAGCGTTTGTAGAACACTACTATACAACATTTGATGCAAATCGTGGGAGTCTAGGGAGTTTATATCAAGAAGGATCAATGTTAACGTTTGAAGGTCAACAGATCCAAGGATCGCAAAACATTGTTGCTAAATTGAACAGTTTACCGTTCCAACAATGTAAACATACAATCACAACTGTTGATTGTCAACCTTCTGGTCCTGCTGGTGGTATGCTTGTTTTTGTTAGTGGCAGTCTTCAACTTGCCGGTGAACAACATGCCTTGAAATTCAGTCAG CTCAAAACACCTACTACGTTCTGA